The segment ATATTCATCGTGGACACAACGACTTCTTTGGCTAGAAATCCTGTCAGTAAGGAAGCCGCTGCTTGCCATGTTCCAAATCCTAATGGTTCAAAAATAGGTGCTAACACACCACCAATGAATGCCAGAAAACTATCATCCATTTCCACATTCAATCCGTGCGGTCCTGCATAAGTTAGTACCCATATTAAAACCGACCCAGCAAAAATAAACGTCCCTGCTTTACGGATAAATCCTTTCCCTTTTTCCCATGTACTTCTCCATAACGTTAAAGCCTGTGGTACACGGTACGGAGGCAACTCAATAACGAACACACTCTTCTCCTTTTGTAAAAATAAAAAAGAAAATATTCTTGCCATTACCATAGCTACGACAATGCCAAGCACATATAAAGAAAAGACCACTAATGCTCGATGATTCACAAAAAAAGCACCAACGAATAAAGCATATACAGGGAGCCGCGCTGAGCAAGACATTAAAGGAGTTAGCAAAATGGTTAACAGCCTTTCTTTTGGTTGTTCAATGGTACGTGCTGCCATAATTCCCGGAACATTACATCCGAAGCCGATGATCATTGGAATAAAAGCTTTTCCGTTCAGTCCAATCGATTCCATGATGCGATCCATTACCATAGCGACCCGAGCCATGTAACCAGAATCCTCTAAAAAAGAAATCAGGAAAAACATGATAAAAATTTGCGGAACAAACACGAGCACTCCGCCGACACCAGCAATAATTCCATTTAGTATTAAATCCTTTATAAAGTTAGAAGCACCAATAGCATGCAAGCCATTCTCCGTCCAAGTGGTTAATGGACCAGACATAAAGCCATCTAATACATCCGAAAGCGGTGTTCCTAGCCAATCAAACGTCAACATGAACACGACATACATAAAGAATAAGAAAATAGGCAAACCAAGAAATTTGTTTGTTACAATTCGATCAATCATATCCGTCGTAGTCGTTTTCGTTGACGAGGTGACTGTTGTAGTTTGTTCCAATAGATGCGTAATGTTTTGGTCTCGCATATGATAGATGAATTGTCTTAAAGAGTGAGCATATCCGCGGTTTACCAGTTCTTCTTCCACTTCTTGCTTTATCTGTTCCAGCAAAGCTGTATTGGGCATATACTGCGATAAATAGGATATGAAACGTTTATTGCCCTCTAAATATTGCACAGCCATCCATCTTTTGTTCAAGTTCACATCGTCTGGAAGAAGCTCGCTCATTTGCTCAATGATTTCTTC is part of the Virgibacillus dokdonensis genome and harbors:
- the feoB gene encoding ferrous iron transport protein B, which encodes MSQFALLGNPNTGKTSLFNHLTGSYAYVGNWSGVTIEKKVGKLRHQTDLLVDLPGIYSLNPLSKDEEVVTEFLLTDEFEKILNIVDASQLKRNLQLTIQLIEFGKPLIVGLNMVDVAQTRGIQINEKKLSDILGVRVVPIIARTGKGCDLLTKELTSDTRKKSPGTPTFKVDYGFLEEIIEQMSELLPDDVNLNKRWMAVQYLEGNKRFISYLSQYMPNTALLEQIKQEVEEELVNRGYAHSLRQFIYHMRDQNITHLLEQTTTVTSSTKTTTTDMIDRIVTNKFLGLPIFLFFMYVVFMLTFDWLGTPLSDVLDGFMSGPLTTWTENGLHAIGASNFIKDLILNGIIAGVGGVLVFVPQIFIMFFLISFLEDSGYMARVAMVMDRIMESIGLNGKAFIPMIIGFGCNVPGIMAARTIEQPKERLLTILLTPLMSCSARLPVYALFVGAFFVNHRALVVFSLYVLGIVVAMVMARIFSFLFLQKEKSVFVIELPPYRVPQALTLWRSTWEKGKGFIRKAGTFIFAGSVLIWVLTYAGPHGLNVEMDDSFLAFIGGVLAPIFEPLGFGTWQAAASLLTGFLAKEVVVSTMNIMYHAPDTASLTGVLSTQYSALSALSFMSFILLYIPCLATVATIRKETASKKWTYVSVIYSLVIAYIISLVIYQIGGLFF